One Nocardia sp. BMG111209 DNA segment encodes these proteins:
- a CDS encoding PLP-dependent cysteine synthase family protein has translation MTRYGFEVVRDVHIGEVGDVGSHESIAGAIGNTPLVRLNRVAEGLEAAVYVKLEYLNPLGSVKDRAALSMIEAAERSGELRPGGTVVEATSGNTGIALAAIAAARGYRSVVVVPDKSSAEKVALLRAYGAEVHVSPGSRPAHHPEFVRNVARRLAEEIPGGWLAGQYDNPANPAAHRATTGPEIWTQTAGAVTHFVAGVGTGGTVSGAGEFLKAVSRGAVQVIGADPETSAYGGGDGRAWYVESVGHHLHPETEVDQWPSSYHRDVVDRIERVGDAEALRVLHRLSRAEGLLLGGSSGTAIAAALRVARPLGPESVVVVIAPDSGRSYLSKYFDDDWLGRLGFPLLREGTEPTVGVALTIPLDGHVRTVPSRATVAEARALLGGAPALPVLLQRKVSGPAQIAEVLGAASAVTLDRVPDTDPVTAHLSAPLPVVGTTDPISRAAERISGYAGPVVVAHEGRGVTLVDATEIAAAGVDYRGR, from the coding sequence GTGACCCGGTACGGATTCGAGGTGGTGCGGGACGTGCACATCGGGGAGGTCGGCGACGTGGGTAGTCACGAGTCCATTGCCGGGGCGATCGGGAATACACCGCTGGTGCGGTTGAATCGGGTGGCCGAGGGGCTCGAGGCCGCCGTCTACGTGAAGCTCGAATATCTGAATCCGCTGGGCAGCGTGAAGGATCGGGCCGCGCTGTCGATGATCGAGGCGGCCGAACGATCCGGCGAGTTGCGGCCCGGCGGGACGGTGGTCGAGGCGACCTCCGGTAACACCGGCATCGCGCTGGCCGCGATCGCCGCCGCGCGCGGCTACCGATCGGTGGTGGTGGTCCCCGACAAGTCCAGCGCCGAGAAGGTCGCACTGTTGCGCGCGTACGGGGCGGAGGTCCATGTCTCGCCGGGCAGCCGCCCCGCACATCATCCGGAGTTCGTGCGCAACGTGGCCCGGCGGCTGGCGGAGGAGATTCCGGGCGGCTGGCTCGCCGGCCAGTACGACAATCCGGCCAATCCGGCGGCGCACCGCGCCACCACCGGACCGGAGATCTGGACCCAGACCGCCGGTGCCGTCACACATTTCGTCGCCGGGGTCGGGACCGGCGGAACCGTCAGCGGTGCGGGCGAATTCCTCAAGGCGGTGTCGCGGGGCGCGGTGCAGGTGATCGGCGCGGACCCGGAGACCTCCGCCTACGGCGGTGGCGACGGCCGGGCCTGGTACGTCGAATCCGTCGGCCACCACCTGCATCCGGAGACCGAGGTCGACCAGTGGCCCTCCTCGTACCACCGGGACGTGGTGGACCGGATCGAACGCGTCGGTGATGCCGAGGCCCTGCGGGTGCTGCACCGGCTGTCCCGCGCGGAGGGCCTGCTGCTCGGTGGTTCCTCCGGTACCGCGATCGCGGCGGCGCTGCGAGTGGCCCGGCCACTGGGCCCGGAATCGGTGGTGGTCGTGATCGCACCGGATTCCGGCCGTTCGTATCTGTCGAAGTATTTCGACGACGACTGGCTGGGCCGCCTGGGATTCCCGCTGCTGCGCGAGGGTACCGAGCCGACCGTCGGTGTGGCGCTGACGATTCCGCTCGACGGCCACGTCCGCACCGTGCCGTCCCGCGCCACCGTCGCCGAGGCGCGGGCACTGCTCGGCGGGGCACCGGCGTTGCCGGTGTTGTTGCAGCGCAAGGTCTCCGGACCGGCACAGATCGCGGAGGTGCTCGGCGCGGCGAGTGCGGTGACCCTGGACCGGGTCCCGGACACCGACCCGGTGACCGCGCACCTGAGCGCGCCGCTGCCGGTGGTGGGCACCACCGACCCCATTTCCCGTGCGGCCGAGCGAATTTCCGGATACGCCGGACCGGTGGTGGTCGCGCATGAGGGGCGCGGCGTCACCCTGGTCGACGCGACGGAGATCGCCGCCGCCGGGGTGGACTACCGAGGCCGGTGA